A window of Rosa rugosa chromosome 7, drRosRugo1.1, whole genome shotgun sequence genomic DNA:
GGAAACGACTGATGCGGCTGGAGAGAAGCTGGAGGAGTATAAGGAGGCCGCGGCGCGGCCGGCGAAGGAGTCTGGGGAGAAGACGAAGGAGGTGAAGGACACTGCTGCGGAGAAGGCCAAAGAGACCAAGGAGTCTGCCAAGGGGAAGGGGAGTGAGTATGCGGATTACACTTCGCAGAAGGCGAAAGAGGCCAAGGAAGCCGCGGCGGAGAAGGCTAAGCAGACGAAAGACTATGTTGCCGAGACCGCAAGTGAGGCTACGGAGAAGGCGAAAGAGACAAAGGATGCTGCGATGAGGAAGGCTGAGGAGTACACGGATTACACTGCTCAGAAGGCCAAGGAGACCAAGGATACCACAGTAGGGAAGGCTAAAGAGTACACCAATTATGGGGCCGAGAAGGCAGAGGAGGCCAAGGACATTACAGTGGGGAAGGCCGGTGAGTACACGAACTATGCTGCCGCGAAGGCAAAGGGGGCCAAGGACACTACGGTGGGGAAGGCGGAGGAGTACAAGAATTACACCGCAGAAAAGGCAAAGGAGACTGCGGAGGCAACCAAAGAAAAGGCAAAAGAGACTGCGGAGGCGGCCAAAGACAAGACTAAAGAGACAGCGGAGTATACAGCTGAGAAAGCAAAAGAAGGGAAGGACACTACTGTGAGCAAGTTGGGTGGGCTCATGAATTACTTGACTGGTaagaaagaagaaaccaaaCAGAAGGCTGCAGAGACGGCTGAGACTGTCAAAGAGAACACTAAACAGGCGGCTGAGGCGGCGAAGGAGAAGACTGAAGAGACTGCCGAGGCAACCAAACAGAAGACCAAAGAGGCAGCTGAAAAAACCAAGGTGATAATGAGTTATCAAAGTCGCTTATGTACGTACTTTAAAACTTGCATGCATAGTTGTTTTCCTTTTCGAAATCTATCACATGCAGCTTGACTGCATTGCAGGAGACGTTGGGTGAGACCGAGGACGAAGCTAGGAGAAAGATGGAGGAGCTGAGGCTAAGGGAGAAAGGTTATGAAGCGAGAGCAGGAGACATGGACCGTGATGAGGACCGCGGGATTGAGGCAGCTAAGGGCACTGCAGCAAAGAGCAACATTTTCAGCTCACTTGGGAGTGTGAGTGATGCCATCAAGAGCAAGCTGACTCATCCAACCGATGTGGTGGAGGAGTCACGTGCTGCACGTGAGGAGGGGAGTACGGGGAGGACCAAGACTCCTGCTATGGTAGAGGTACCTGTGGAGAAGGTGGAGATTGACATCAGGGACACGCGCCCGGGGGCTGTGGCCACGGCACTTAAGAAGTCTGACCAGATGTTTGGTCAAACTTTCAACGATCCTGGTAGTATGGGAGATGAGGGCAAGGTGGTTATGGAGCGGCGCGTGGTAGACGAAGCCGGAAATGTGCGTGTGGACCGCAGTGGCAAGATGTGATCGAGTCCACTGTTTGTAGTGTGGACCTTTTGTTCTGATgttgttttgggttttggcaCGGCTACCTAGTCGTTTTGGATGTGTGTATTTTGTTTGGCCCTCTTTGTATTATGTATATGTTACTGTTAAAAGCGACTAGCGTTTCTGTTTAACCTAAACATGAAAGCTGGCAAAGCTAAAATCAATAAGAGTCATTGATCTACTATTCGGTTCCGAATTGACAAGCAGAGTACATTGTAGATGGTTCTTATTCAGAGTTGATTATCCTTGTGATGTTGCTAAAACAAAAGTAATTATAAAATGGATCAGCAACACTGAACTTGGTTAATTTAGTGTATTTGATAGTGACTAATATATTAACTTGAAAGACTTGACCATGCATTATCTTTGAAAGACGTACAATTTTTAAGAGTTAAGAATGTGTGCGGGATGCTTACGTTATTACATCTACTATTGTATTCTGCTACTTGCTACATTTGCTTTTCATATTTGTGTGTGACAAAATCATAGAAGGACTGATCGGACTGGCGATAGAAAATGAGATAATTGAGTTCTAATTATAGTCATAGTGGAGTACATTATTGATTATTGCAAAAGAACTTACTGTAGTATTTGAATTGGTAGAGTTGTTTAATTTGAATTTGTTGTTGTTTCTTATTTAGGTCGAGAACTCGTGACTCGTGTCTTTAGCTTGTGTTTATTTGCAAACAAGCAAGGAAGTTAGCTCCCAGCTCCCACACCGAACATGATCAATATCCGAGTTGAGCAGAAATTGAATATCATAATAATACCAAATAGATTAAATTTGCAAGTTATGGTTCAGCTACTAGTAGCACGTGTTTATCGATCTACCACTACCAATCTAAACCAAATTAGATCTTGACCATAAATTaatttgattattttttttcactagttaattattgagttaattacatataagtgcatatttg
This region includes:
- the LOC133723909 gene encoding embryonic protein DC-8-like, with the protein product MASSKQFKEERAEAEARKAALDLKDGNREREYETAGVKMDRDMYGQPREPSHVQQEAKPGVIGSVFRAVTGTLEHAKDAVVGKSHDTSDAARERSEYTTLKAKETTDAAGEKLEEYKEAAARPAKESGEKTKEVKDTAAEKAKETKESAKGKGSEYADYTSQKAKEAKEAAAEKAKQTKDYVAETASEATEKAKETKDAAMRKAEEYTDYTAQKAKETKDTTVGKAKEYTNYGAEKAEEAKDITVGKAGEYTNYAAAKAKGAKDTTVGKAEEYKNYTAEKAKETAEATKEKAKETAEAAKDKTKETAEYTAEKAKEGKDTTVSKLGGLMNYLTGKKEETKQKAAETAETVKENTKQAAEAAKEKTEETAEATKQKTKEAAEKTKETLGETEDEARRKMEELRLREKGYEARAGDMDRDEDRGIEAAKGTAAKSNIFSSLGSVSDAIKSKLTHPTDVVEESRAAREEGSTGRTKTPAMVEVPVEKVEIDIRDTRPGAVATALKKSDQMFGQTFNDPGSMGDEGKVVMERRVVDEAGNVRVDRSGKM